A genomic region of Salvelinus namaycush isolate Seneca chromosome 7, SaNama_1.0, whole genome shotgun sequence contains the following coding sequences:
- the kbtbd2 gene encoding kelch repeat and BTB domain-containing protein 2: protein MSDLSERRPVNMDYAVSLLEQLNFFYEQKLLTDVVLLVEDNEFPCHKMVLATCSSYFRAMFMSGLSESKQTNVHLKNVDPATLQIIITYAYTGNLAINDSTVEPLYETACFLQVEDVLLQCRDYLVKKIHADNCVRMLSIGDLFSCVELKQSAKRMVEHKFPVVYRQEAFLQLSHELLVDVLCSDNLNVEKEETVREAAMLWLEYNMEARSQYLSSVLSQIRIDALSEVTQRAWFQGLPPNDKSVVVQGLYKSMPKFFKPRLGMTKEEMLIFMEATSEWPSDMGQVMAGPNHTVVCYSPQAEKVYKLSNPPGDLQKVGTLVTPDNDVFIAGGQIPLKNSIANHGKSGGKQQAVFRSVDSFFWFDAQQNAWVPKTPMLCARIKPSLVYCEGYIYAIGGDNVGGELNKRTVERYDCEKDEWAMMSPLPCAWNWTTSVAAHDCIYVMTHDLMYCYFPRADTWVEMAMRKTSRCFASAATFGDLIFYIGGLHVVSNSGVRMPTSTIDGSSVTVEIYDVSKNEWRLAANIPAKRYSDPCVRAVVLLGSLCIFMRETHMNERAKYAIYQYDLELDRWYLKQPVSERVLWDLGKDFRCAVGKLYPSCLEESPWKPPTYLFSPDGAEEFEVDGEMVSLPHI from the exons ggcaATGTTTATGAGTGGGTTGTCTGAGAGTAAACAGACTAATGTTCACCTGAAGAACGTGGACCCTGCCACTCTCCAGATCATCATCACCTACGCCTATACAGGCAACCTGGCTATCAATGACAGCACTGTGGAGCCACTCTATGAGACCGCCTGCTTCCTACAG GTAGAGGATGTGCTACTGCAGTGCAGGGACTACCTGGTGAAGAAGATCCATGCAGACAACTGTGTCCGGATGCTGAGCATCGGGGATCTGTTCTCTTGTGTGGAGCTGAAGCAGAGCGCCAAGCGCATGGTGGAACACAAGTTCCCCGTGGTCTACCGTCAGGAGGCCTTCCTACAGCTGTCCCACGAGCTGCTGGTCGACGTGCTGTGCTCAGACAACCTCAACGTGGAGAAG GAGGAGACGGTGAGGGAGGCTGCCATGCTGTGGCTGGAGTATAACATGGAGGCTAGGTCCCAGTACCTGTCCTCAGTTCTCAGCCAGATCCGCATCGACGCTCTCTCCGAGGTGACTCAGCGCGCCTGGTTCCAGGGCCTACCGCCTAACGACAAGTCTGTCGTAGTGCAGGGCCTCTACAAGTCCATGCCCAAGTTCTTCAAACCCCGCCTTGGTATGACCAAGGAGGAGATGCTCATCTTCATGGAGGCCACGTCAGAGTGGCCGTCTGACATGGGTCAGGTGATGGCAGGCCCCAACCACACGGTGGTGTGTTACAGCCCGCAAGCCGAGAAGGTCTACAAGCTCAGCAACCCGCCCGGCGACCTCCAGAAGGTTGGGACGCTCGTCACACCCGACAACGACGTGTTCATCGCCGGCGGGCAAATCCCGCTGAAGAACTCGATCGCCAACCACGGGAAGAGCGGCGGCAAGCAACAGGCAGTGTTCCGATCGGTGGATAGCTTCTTCTGGTTTGACGCCCAGCAGAATGCCTGGGTGCCTAAGACGCCCATGCTGTGTGCCCGCATCAAGCCCTCTCTGGTCTACTGCGAGGGTTACATCTACGCCATCGGGGGGGACAACGTAGGCGGGGAGCTGAATAAACGTACCGTAGAACGCTATGACTGTGAGAAAGACGAGTGGGCTATGATGAGCCCCCTCCCTTGCGCCTGGAACTGGACCACGTCCGTAGCAGCCCACGACTGTATCTACGTGATGACCCATGACCTCATGTACTGCTACTTCCCTCGCGCTGACACCTGGGTAGAGATGGCCATGAGGAAGACAAGTCGCTGCTTCGCCTCCGCTGCCACCTTCGGTGACCTCATCTTCTACATCGGGGGGCTCCACGTCGTCTCCAACTCGGGCGTCCGCATGCCCACCAGCACCATCGACGGCTCCTCTGTCACCGTGGAGATCTACGACGTCAGCAAGAACGAGTGGCGCCTGGCCGCCAACATCCCTGCCAAGCGCTACTCGGACCCGTGCGTGCGGGCCGTGGTGCTCCTTGGCTCTCTGTGCATCTTCATGCGGGAGACTCACATGAACGAGCGCGCCAAGTACGCCATCTACCAGTACGACCTGGAGCTGGACCGCTGGTACCTCAAGCAGCCCGTGTCTGAGCGCGTGCTCTGGGACCTGGGGAAGGACTTCCGCTGCGCTGTGGGGAAGCTATACCCATCCTGTCTGGAAGAATCCCCGTGGAAACCACCCACCTACCTGTTTTCCCCCGACGGGGCCGAGGAGTTTGAGGTGGACGGGGAGATGGTCTCCCTCCCTCACATATAG